Below is a genomic region from Flammeovirgaceae bacterium SG7u.111.
TCTCTGGTTACCGAACGGCAGATTCGGTGTTCTTCGCTGCCCAAAACCCTTCGAACATCCCCTTCACGTGGCAACTCTACAGCAAAAACAGTGAAGTTGCCCGAGGCAACGGAAAGGAGCTGAACCTTCGCAAAAGCGTAGGAAACAAAAAGACATACTCGATCAGGTGGCAATACATATATGGTGGAAAAGCCAAAAATGGGTCGGCTACGGCTCAGCTTTTTGACAACCAACTGAACCTTAAGGTTGACCAACCTTCTGTCATTTATCCAGGGCAAAAAGCGAGCATTGAAGTAGCCGTGACCGACTCGAAGGGCAAGCCTGTAAAGGATGTAGATGTGACTGCTTACGCAAACACCAAAAAGTTTGGGAGCGAAAACCATGACATTCCTTACTTGGGAAAATACCGTGCGCCAAGGGGGGATCTGAACAAATTCAGCTTGAAAGACACCAAAGGGCACGACGGAAATATCCGACTGCAATACGAGGAATGGAACAAGCTTTCCAAACTTGACAGCGTGGAATATTACCATTTCCTTTACCCCAAAAATAAGCTTTACAAAACCAGCTTTCCTGTGGAAGACAGCGTTACGCAGTTTGCTCCCTTTGTGGTTGATAATGGGAAAATCGAACCCGTTCATGTGGTTTACCTTGATAACAAACCTGTTTATTTCAGCTTTTCTCAACAAGCCCAACCTTATTCTTTCCGAGTGGATAGCGGATATCATTACCTAAGGCTGAGGACTTCTACTAGGTCAATTATTTTGGATAGCCTTTACTTTGCTCATGGCAAAAAAACAATCTTGAGTGTGGAAGATTCAGCTGTAGCCAAGCACATTTCTTCTTACACAAAGCTTAACACGTTTAGCGATAATGAAAAAAGGTCTTTGAGCAGGTACATTTTCCCTTATGCCAAAAACCATCCCGAGCAGCTCACTTATCTGTTGCAGGACTCGATTGTCACGAAGCTAAATCATCCAAAATCCTATCGCTACGGAAGAAGAGTAGAAGATCACACCAGTTTTGTTGGCCCAGTTTCATCTGCGCCTCTCCAATTTGTAGTGATAGATAGCTTTAACACAAAATTTAATCACGAAAGCAATTTTGAGTATGACTTTCAAAAAGGTTTGCTCAAAATGCGAGAAAAAGATACAAAAAGTCTGCTCCCTAAACGTTTGAGCAACTCTCTATCAACCCCTTCCTTTACTGGCCGAGCCTATACTGTTAAACAAATGGAAGATTCTTGGGAGGCATACCTCAAACGAAACATCGCTACCAATAGGATTTGGTACGACAATGCAACTTCGACTGAAAAAGGAAATGGCTGGCTGAAAATCGAACTTGAGCACGAAAGCCCCGACAGCTTACGACCACTTTTGCTCAACACGTTCATTTTCACCCTCGACGACCCCGATTTTTTACGGTTGTACCCTGGGAAAACAAACAGGTTTCACCAGCTCAAACCTGGCACCTACCGCATGGTCTTCCTTTTTGATGACCACAAATATTGGATACAGGAAAACGTGAACATCCGACCAAATGGGGCAAACTTCCAACGGGTAAAAATCCCACAGGAACTCAAACAAGACGAGTTTAGCGACAAGCTTACGGAGTTGATTAAGAGAAGGGCGAAAAAGCCGTACACAGGCACGCCCCTGAAACAAGAAGTTCAACAAGTTTATAGAGAAACGCAATACACGAACTCCGCCATCAGCGGAAATGTGGTGAGGGGGACGGTGCTTTCAACCGAAGATGGTGAGCCGCTTCCTGGAGTTTCTATCCTTGTTAAAGGCACAACCTATGGGACAACCTCTGATATTGATGGCAACTATGAACTGGCTGTCCCTAACTATAATTCAATCTTGATATTTAGTTTTATTGGTTGCGTCACTAAAGAAATACAAGTCAGCCAGAATTTCATTAATGTTTCTCTTGATTATGATTTAGCACAACTGGAAGAAGTAGTAGTGATTGGGTATGGAACGCAAAAAAGAAGAGAGTTAACAGGAGCAGTGTTTAGCATAAAAGCAAATCAATCCCTACAAGGAAGAGTTGCTGGAGTTTCGGTCAACCAAAATATCATGATAAGAGGGACTTCTTCTTTAGGTGAAAGCTCACCTCTCTACGTGATAGATGGAATGGTGTATGATGCAATGCCCGATGGTGTAAATATAGATGATTTTGCCAGTATGGAAGTATTGAAAGATGCGTCAGCAACAGCAATATATGGCGCAAGGGCAGCAAATGGTGTAATACTTATCTCAATGAAAGAAGGAAAAGGCTTGGCAAGCCAGATCATTGGTGGAGAAGCCAAAGATGCTTTTTGGGAAAATGCGGCGGCTGGAAATTCCCTTCGAACCAACTTCGCTGACTATGCATTTTGGCAACCTCGCTTGCGCACCAACAAGGAAGGAAAAGCCTCGTTTGAAGTCACTTTCCCCGATGACATCACCAACTGGAAAACCTACTACCTCGCCATGAACGACCAGAAGCAGAGCGGGTACACCAGCGGGGAAATCCGTTCGTTCCGCCCACTTTCTGCAAAAATGGCGACTCCCCGCTTTTTGGTAGTTGGAGACTCAGTCAACTTTGTAGGCAAAGCCATGAACTACACCGCAGATACGCTGGATATTTCCACCTTCTTTTTGGTAGAAGGGGAAAAAGTGCTGCCCAAAAACCTCCAACTCGCCAACGCCGCCATCGATTCCATCTACTTGGAAATAGCAGACAAGGATTCGCTGAAAATTGGTTTCCAAGTAGAAAAAGCCGATGGATATTTTGATGGGGAAGAAAAAGGCATCCCGATTTTCCCTGTAGGCACGAAGGAAACCAAAGGTCAGTTTTTAGCACTTTATACCGATACGGTTTTCCAACTTCCGTTCACCCACTCCAACAAGGTTACGCTAAGAGCCGATGCCAATTTATTGAGCATTGCCGAGCAAGAAATAAAACATGTGCTCAACTACAAGTACCTCTGCAACGAGCAACTCGCCTCCAAG
It encodes:
- a CDS encoding carboxypeptidase-like regulatory domain-containing protein, which gives rise to MKKLFVLLTLFLFFTTSNSHAQDLLESRKSSSVKHIFRITPEQAETIYRKGAHEVDDAYFQNLIATYHLDSGYYEELPIGHYLYVHVAGNRVDFELETVNTLQVNVLDNHRDLIISVHEKNGKVAEGAKVKLKKKSLHFDKKLQAFRLGKANKHGLLKVSYQGEEGYYNVEQYGKSSRYKRISSKILYSVPLRYVWIPLRFIIFIPIDGVRSIVHHSPTGSIYWFVKQYRKIFERDYYDYNRYNSDKHRGYMVFNQPKYRQGDTVKIKAFIVNKKGKPVDKKLDLVLSGGGKNIDLDFLEPYTAGGYSYEFVLHDSLGLRLDSYCSIRLENEDGDSYISGAFRYEDYELKSATYTLRTVEKEHFRGRPFSLIMQGKDENDLNIMDGRFVLSLTTNHVSRFYPDSVFVPDTLWTHRQALDPVGETKLTIPDSIFPQTNLIYKINVDFLTSDNEKIHKSKNVSYWFENKEIKFEEEGDRLSISYHKNGETKTGKAILEAYDSEENLLEERTLELPIKVQINPFVAEYWVETDSTSNWHELGNGNISISGYRTADSVFFAAQNPSNIPFTWQLYSKNSEVARGNGKELNLRKSVGNKKTYSIRWQYIYGGKAKNGSATAQLFDNQLNLKVDQPSVIYPGQKASIEVAVTDSKGKPVKDVDVTAYANTKKFGSENHDIPYLGKYRAPRGDLNKFSLKDTKGHDGNIRLQYEEWNKLSKLDSVEYYHFLYPKNKLYKTSFPVEDSVTQFAPFVVDNGKIEPVHVVYLDNKPVYFSFSQQAQPYSFRVDSGYHYLRLRTSTRSIILDSLYFAHGKKTILSVEDSAVAKHISSYTKLNTFSDNEKRSLSRYIFPYAKNHPEQLTYLLQDSIVTKLNHPKSYRYGRRVEDHTSFVGPVSSAPLQFVVIDSFNTKFNHESNFEYDFQKGLLKMREKDTKSLLPKRLSNSLSTPSFTGRAYTVKQMEDSWEAYLKRNIATNRIWYDNATSTEKGNGWLKIELEHESPDSLRPLLLNTFIFTLDDPDFLRLYPGKTNRFHQLKPGTYRMVFLFDDHKYWIQENVNIRPNGANFQRVKIPQELKQDEFSDKLTELIKRRAKKPYTGTPLKQEVQQVYRETQYTNSAISGNVVRGTVLSTEDGEPLPGVSILVKGTTYGTTSDIDGNYELAVPNYNSILIFSFIGCVTKEIQVSQNFINVSLDYDLAQLEEVVVIGYGTQKRRELTGAVFSIKANQSLQGRVAGVSVNQNIMIRGTSSLGESSPLYVIDGMVYDAMPDGVNIDDFASMEVLKDASATAIYGARAANGVILISMKEGKGLASQIIGGEAKDAFWENAAAGNSLRTNFADYAFWQPRLRTNKEGKASFEVTFPDDITNWKTYYLAMNDQKQSGYTSGEIRSFRPLSAKMATPRFLVVGDSVNFVGKAMNYTADTLDISTFFLVEGEKVLPKNLQLANAAIDSIYLEIADKDSLKIGFQVEKADGYFDGEEKGIPIFPVGTKETKGQFLALYTDTVFQLPFTHSNKVTLRADANLLSIAEQEIKHVLNYKYLCNEQLASKLKALVAKTRIDLALKREIIYAKDIQKIITRLENTQRTDGTWGWWENTDRVDWITLHVWEALAQANEIGYSNKLDKELIKNSLVWEIDRAGSRKKMKIIELLMALNVPFAYKDHLQKIEADSVTEFTLGEKFKLIRIRQKLKLPYDLKIVEESRKETLFGDYYWGEESRYYAFAQNPSLNTALAYRILKADSTDEFTMRKVRSALVGMRKDGFWQNTYISSYVLESILPDLLGDTPGELPDATLTLSGAANVRLTSFPYTTELNQQGVLNIKKGGKLPVYLSVFEEFWQPNPTPVDSAFTVRSYFDLLDTASTELKAGEAVKLKVEVVVKKKSEYVMIEVPIPAGCTYENKRQYYYRETHREYFRNQTSIFCQDLPADTYEFEVELLPRYSGKYTLNPVRAEQMYFPVFYGRNGLKRVVVE